Genomic DNA from Methanofollis fontis:
ATGTGCTGATCCTACATAGTCCTTCTTTCAGTACCATGGGAATGGCTTCCAGGCGCCGGGTTCATCTCATGTGGGGGCCAGCAGGTGTGGGGTAGGTGACGAAGGCCTCTACATTGTGCGGACCGGGAAGAGACAGATGCCGCTGGCCCCCATCGTTATCAGGTGAACGCCATGCAAGGGGCCGGCAGCAGATCGCGGAAACGGGAGCGGCCCCATGGCAACCTCTATAGAGATAGGAGAGGATCAGATGAGCCTGTATGCAGATGTGCTGGAAAAACGGGATGAGATTCTGCGGATCGCAGCAGATCACGGCGCCCTTACGGTCCGGCTCTTCGGCTCGGCCGTCAGGGGCGAGGAGACCCCGGAGAGCGACATCGATCTCCTCGTCGAGTTTGAACCGGGAAGAAATCTCCTCGACCATGTCGCCCTCGTCCAGGATCTGGAGGATCTGCTCGGCCGCAGGGTCGATGTGGTGACCGAGGGAGGGCTGCACTGGCATATCAGGGATCGCATCCACCAGGAGGCCGTCCCCCTGTGAAAGACGATCTGGCCGTACCTCATCCATACACTCCGACAGGATCGAGTCCTACGAGAACGGGAGGCGTTCATGACATCGCCGATGGTGCAGGACGCGGTGATCCGCAACTTCGAGATCATCGGCGAGGCGGTGAAGCAGGTCTCTGAACCGGTGAGAGAGAAACGCCCGGACGTCCCCTGGCGTGCGGTTGCCGGCCTTCGTGATATTCTGATCCATCGATATATGGGTGTGGACCTGACCGCTGTCTGGGACGTCATCGAACAGGACCTCCCTGCATTGAAGCGGG
This window encodes:
- a CDS encoding nucleotidyltransferase family protein, giving the protein MSLYADVLEKRDEILRIAADHGALTVRLFGSAVRGEETPESDIDLLVEFEPGRNLLDHVALVQDLEDLLGRRVDVVTEGGLHWHIRDRIHQEAVPL
- a CDS encoding HepT-like ribonuclease domain-containing protein, yielding MHTLRQDRVLREREAFMTSPMVQDAVIRNFEIIGEAVKQVSEPVREKRPDVPWRAVAGLRDILIHRYMGVDLTAVWDVIEQDLPALKRAVAEILADLQDP